In Chloroflexota bacterium, a single window of DNA contains:
- a CDS encoding DUF503 domain-containing protein, producing the protein MFVGVSRLELHIPAARSLKDKRGIVQSLTTRIRNQFPVSVAEIEALDDWNLAVLGMAVVSNNGGHARDVIDRVVAYLDRARMDADPGEVAVEVLSAL; encoded by the coding sequence GTGTTCGTCGGTGTTTCTCGCCTAGAGCTGCACATTCCGGCGGCCCGCTCCTTAAAAGACAAGCGCGGCATCGTTCAGTCCCTGACCACCCGAATTCGCAATCAGTTCCCCGTATCGGTCGCCGAGATCGAGGCGTTGGACGACTGGAATCTGGCCGTGCTCGGCATGGCGGTCGTATCCAACAACGGAGGGCACGCGCGGGACGTCATCGACCGCGTCGTGGCGTATCTCGACCGCGCGCGCATGGACGCCGATCCCGGTGAAGTCGCCGTCGAAGTCCTGTCTGCCCTGTGA
- the lgt gene encoding prolipoprotein diacylglyceryl transferase: MTGFVLPIDPIIAQIGPLVLRWYGLMIGLGIVAGCYVGAKEAARRGVPMDDAVNMATWAVPVAFVFARLFHVVDMLPYYVANPTKIIAINEGGMAIYGGLLGGIVAGLVYAKVHRLPIGKLADASAPGMIAGQAIGRIGCFFNGDHQGVPTSLPWGTQYTNSNTVVPDFGVPRHPTQIYEMLYDFAVFGLIWWLRRRVSTDGVLFWTYASLYSFGRFWISFLRLDANFLFGLKEAQVVSLITFMVGVPVIFFLLGRAQRATTLPRPEAAAS; encoded by the coding sequence TTGACCGGTTTCGTTCTTCCCATCGACCCCATCATCGCCCAGATTGGGCCGCTCGTTCTTCGCTGGTACGGGCTGATGATCGGGCTCGGAATCGTCGCGGGCTGCTACGTCGGAGCCAAGGAAGCGGCGCGGCGCGGGGTCCCCATGGACGACGCGGTCAACATGGCGACGTGGGCGGTACCGGTCGCGTTCGTCTTTGCGCGGCTTTTCCACGTGGTAGACATGCTTCCGTACTACGTGGCGAATCCGACGAAGATCATCGCCATCAACGAGGGCGGGATGGCAATTTATGGCGGGCTCCTCGGCGGCATCGTCGCCGGGCTCGTCTACGCCAAAGTCCATCGCCTCCCGATCGGGAAGCTGGCCGACGCGTCAGCGCCGGGCATGATCGCCGGCCAGGCGATCGGGCGCATCGGATGCTTCTTCAACGGCGACCACCAGGGGGTGCCGACATCCCTGCCCTGGGGAACGCAGTACACCAACTCGAATACCGTCGTGCCGGACTTCGGGGTACCACGCCACCCGACGCAGATCTACGAAATGCTCTACGACTTCGCGGTGTTCGGTCTGATCTGGTGGCTCCGCCGCCGTGTCTCGACCGACGGGGTGCTGTTCTGGACCTACGCGAGCCTCTATTCGTTCGGCCGCTTCTGGATCTCCTTCCTGCGACTGGACGCCAACTTCCTGTTTGGCTTGAAGGAGGCGCAGGTCGTGAGCCTCATCACCTTCATGGTGGGCGTGCCTGTCATCTTCTTCCTGCTCGGGCGCGCCCAGCGCGCGACGACCCTTCCCCGCCCGGAGGCCGCCGCTTCGTGA
- a CDS encoding TIGR01906 family membrane protein, with protein sequence METTAPALPLVAVVRVVATICIALAIPVFLVTNGVRAVALDEGLYMSQFGRYGVARVTGLSQSELRKVASAFVSYFQGPPGPMRVTVETARGPEPLFGEREIQHMEDVQRLIQRMFLAWGVSLVALALGAIAIIVAEPRTGAAALFRALAIGGGTSVVLVGLLFAAAVVDFDRLFLQFHFMSFANDLWILDPSRDRLIQLFPEGYFFDAAIRIGVQTVGFGAAILIAALGLLLSLKPR encoded by the coding sequence GTGGAGACCACAGCGCCCGCCCTGCCGCTCGTCGCGGTCGTTCGGGTCGTCGCAACCATCTGCATCGCCCTCGCCATCCCGGTGTTCCTGGTCACGAACGGCGTGCGAGCAGTAGCCCTGGACGAAGGTCTGTACATGTCTCAGTTCGGCCGGTACGGCGTGGCCCGGGTGACCGGTCTGTCGCAGAGCGAGCTGCGCAAGGTCGCGTCAGCGTTCGTGAGCTATTTTCAGGGCCCACCGGGTCCGATGCGCGTGACGGTGGAGACTGCGCGTGGTCCCGAGCCGCTCTTCGGCGAGCGCGAGATCCAGCACATGGAGGACGTCCAGCGGCTCATCCAGCGCATGTTTCTCGCCTGGGGCGTCTCGCTCGTCGCGCTCGCCCTGGGCGCGATCGCGATCATCGTCGCCGAGCCACGCACCGGTGCCGCGGCGCTTTTCCGGGCTCTGGCCATCGGCGGCGGAACGTCGGTCGTGCTGGTCGGCTTGCTCTTCGCGGCGGCGGTGGTGGACTTTGACCGACTGTTCCTTCAGTTCCACTTCATGAGCTTCGCGAACGACCTCTGGATCCTCGACCCGTCGCGAGACCGGTTGATCCAGCTCTTCCCCGAGGGCTACTTCTTCGACGCGGCGATCCGTATCGGCGTCCAAACGGTGGGCTTTGGCGCGGCGATCCTCATCGCAGCCCTCGGGCTCCTGCTTTCCCTCAAGCCGCGCTAA
- a CDS encoding DUF2085 domain-containing protein has product MARPAVHPSVSPFSLLSLVALPALALGGLLLAPGSADARFAAILHGICAQRASHSIVAGGQPMALEARMDGIFVGFVAAVVVVWLAGGARRTALPSGWALAVLLAGIGAMGVDGANALMFDTGGPWLYAPRIDLRLATGLLCGVSVAAFIAPSISHMLWREREPAPFFTSWRDVAMVGVVVGALGFATLTVAVPITVLSAVAVLSVLFAFWIANAHVCVLAWAGTADAEGWRDLAGYGAMGFVLAAVELVALSALRDWMEAALHVTWVA; this is encoded by the coding sequence GTGGCTCGTCCGGCTGTCCATCCATCGGTGAGCCCGTTCAGCCTGCTCTCGTTGGTCGCGCTGCCGGCGCTCGCCCTGGGCGGGTTGCTCCTCGCTCCGGGGAGCGCGGATGCGCGCTTTGCCGCGATTCTGCACGGCATCTGTGCCCAACGCGCGTCCCATTCCATCGTCGCGGGTGGACAGCCGATGGCCCTCGAGGCACGGATGGACGGGATCTTCGTCGGATTCGTGGCTGCCGTCGTGGTCGTATGGCTCGCCGGGGGCGCGCGGCGCACGGCGCTTCCGTCGGGCTGGGCGCTTGCCGTGCTGCTGGCCGGCATCGGCGCTATGGGCGTCGACGGCGCGAACGCACTGATGTTCGACACGGGGGGGCCGTGGCTGTACGCGCCGCGGATCGATTTGCGCCTGGCAACCGGCCTGCTGTGCGGCGTCAGCGTCGCGGCGTTTATCGCCCCCTCGATCAGCCATATGCTGTGGCGGGAGCGCGAGCCGGCGCCGTTCTTCACCTCGTGGCGGGACGTCGCGATGGTCGGCGTCGTCGTCGGGGCGCTCGGATTCGCGACCCTCACGGTGGCGGTCCCCATCACGGTGCTGTCGGCGGTCGCGGTGCTCAGCGTCCTGTTCGCGTTCTGGATCGCGAACGCGCATGTGTGCGTCCTCGCGTGGGCGGGGACGGCCGACGCGGAGGGCTGGCGGGACCTGGCCGGATATGGCGCGATGGGATTCGTCCTGGCCGCGGTGGAGCTCGTCGCGCTCTCAGCGCTCCGCGACTGGATGGAGGCGGCGTTGCACGTCACCTGGGTCGCTTAG
- a CDS encoding HAD-IIA family hydrolase, with product MLPNISALLIDLDGVVYRGEMALPGAADALATIDALGIARVFVTNNATLTTDEFSAKLTRMGIAAKPNDIVTSSEATAAHLREIAPSDSTVLVIGEEGLRQALASRGFPIVDAQPTYVVVGLDRNLTYADLARAAIALQRGAQFIATNADRALPVEAGFWPGAGAIVSALVTTTGVQPTIVGKPQPTLLRVALNRIGASPERAAMVGDQIESDIRAGRAAGIHTIWVDPGTAPPPDDVTPDLRVADLSELAALLRARTNHRDAPDAP from the coding sequence ATGCTACCAAATATCTCCGCGCTCCTGATCGACCTCGACGGAGTCGTCTATCGTGGCGAGATGGCGCTCCCGGGGGCGGCGGACGCGCTGGCCACCATCGACGCGCTCGGCATCGCGCGCGTGTTCGTGACAAACAACGCCACGCTGACCACCGATGAGTTCTCCGCCAAGCTCACGAGGATGGGGATCGCGGCCAAGCCCAACGACATCGTGACCAGCTCCGAGGCGACAGCGGCCCACCTGCGCGAGATCGCGCCGTCCGATTCGACGGTCCTGGTCATCGGCGAGGAGGGACTGCGGCAGGCGCTGGCGAGCCGGGGGTTTCCCATCGTGGACGCTCAGCCCACGTACGTGGTCGTCGGCCTGGACCGAAATCTGACGTATGCCGATCTCGCCCGAGCGGCGATCGCGCTCCAGCGCGGCGCCCAGTTCATCGCGACGAATGCCGACCGCGCGCTCCCCGTCGAAGCGGGATTCTGGCCGGGCGCAGGAGCAATCGTGTCCGCTCTGGTGACGACGACGGGCGTGCAGCCGACGATCGTCGGCAAGCCCCAGCCCACCCTGCTCCGCGTCGCCCTGAATCGGATCGGTGCGAGCCCCGAGCGCGCGGCGATGGTGGGTGACCAGATCGAGTCGGACATTCGCGCCGGCCGCGCAGCGGGCATTCACACCATCTGGGTCGACCCGGGCACGGCCCCGCCGCCCGACGACGTCACCCCCGACCTTCGCGTCGCCGATCTCTCCGAGCTGGCGGCGCTGCTCCGAGCGCGCACGAATCATCGGGACGCCCCCGACGCGCCATGA